CGGAAAAAACTGACGAAGGTGATTAACCAATGCATCTCAATCATTGATGATTGCGCGCTCCCCAAGGTCTATGAGCCACACATCACCCAAGCCCCAGAAGAAGCATTTAAAAAACAGGAAGAAAAATTAAATCAATTACTTACTGATTATTTAGAATCAGATTTAACCATCGAAAGCGACGATCCAATTTTAAAACTGTTTAACTACTGGTCCGATTTTACTGCAGCACTTGAGTTTGTAAATCAAGGAGGAGATGAGTTTTTTATTTCGTTCCACCCCAAACATCATGCTTTAAAAATCAATTGCTGTGATGCGTCTAGCTTTTTAAAAGACCACTATTCCCACTTTCAACAAGTTATTGGTTTTTCTGCCACCTTAAAACCCTTCGATTACTACAGCCAACTTATTGGATTAAATACTGCCGGTTTGTACACGGAAGAATTTTCTTCGCCCTTCTCACCAAATCATCGTAAATTGCTCGTTATTCCTCAGGTATCCACCAAATACCGCGATAGAAAATCCAATAGTCATAAAATAATTGAAGTCATTGTGCGACTCTCCGCCTTAAAGCCAGGCAACTATTTTGTCTTTTTCCCAAGCTTCGAGTTTTTAGAGCAAATTTATGCGCAAATGCCTCTCTCCTCCTCGTTTACCTTAATTCGACAAGAGCGCCGCATGGACACCGCAGAAACCAAATCGCTTCTCATGCTGCTTCATCAAAAAAGTAAGAATCATTTATTTTTTGCCGTACAAGGAGGGATGTTTGCCGAAGGAATTGATTACGTGGGTGAGCTCGCTATTGGAGCGTTTATAGTCGGCCCTCCCCTTCCGTCTTTTGATTGGGAGCGTGAACAAATGAAACGCTATTACGACACTCATTATAAGCAGGGTCAAGAATATGCCTATACTTATCCTGCCATGGCCAAAGCCATTCAATCAGCAGGAAGGGTTATCCGCAGTGAAACAGACAAAGGCTTAATTGTGTTAATGGACAATCGTTTTCTTCAAGACCCATACAGCCAATGCATGCCCAAAGATTGGTTTTCTGAAAAGCCTCAGGAGCTGATTTCCACATCAATTATCAAGGAGGTGCAATCTTTCTGGAATCAAGTCTCTCCTGATAATCATCTGGAATCGCAAATCAAAGAAACTCAATCAGAGGTATTAAGTGCCAATGACTGAGCTCTCCCATAAAAAAATTCTCATCCTCGATTGCCAAACAACGGGGATGCACCCAAGCACCGGCCAGTTATTGCAAATAGGGTGGAGTATCTATAACCCGACCTCATTGCATGTTCCTGATATTCAAAAGCGGACCCTCAAACTCAATAAAGAACTCATTCCGAGCAAAATAAAAAAAATGCTCCGTCTCACTGCAGTAGACTTAGAACACAGCACGGAATCTCAAAAAGTATTTAATCAATTGCAGCAGGCATTAAATGAAGTCGGGCCTGAGCCTATAGTCATTACGCATTATGCGCAATTTGAAAAAAGCTTTTTAAAGCAGTTTTATTTAGAGCATGCGCAAACAGACGAGTTAAATTTTAAATTATTCTGCTCGCAAAAAATTGCGAAACGCCTCTTACCCCAACTGCCGAGCCATAATTTAAAAGCAATTGCGGGGTATTATAAATGGCCCAATACCCCAAAAAATGAAATTCTCTCGCATGTGTCCATGACTCTCTATGTGTGGCAGCAGCTTTTGCCCAAACTTCATGCAGCCAATGTATCCTGCTATTCAAGTCTTGAATGCTGGTTAGCTCGCAGACCCTCGGAAAAGAAAGCCCTTCGTTATGAATACAACATTGAGCGGCTCGACAGGCTAAATCTTTCGGAAAAACCCGGGGTTTATCGCATGCTGGCTGAAGACGGAACAATTTTATATATTGGAAAAGCAACCTCATTAAAAGCACGCGTGAATTCCTATTTTCGCGGGGTTAAAAATCGAGACCGCCGCAAATTGGAAATGCTCGCTCAAGTCTGGAACATTGAAACCATTGAGTGCGATACCCCCTTGGAAGCAGCCTTACTTGAATCAGATGAAATAAAAAAATGGTCGCCACCTTACAATGTGTTACTCACATTAGAGCGCACAAGCCTGATTTTTTATGACCGTGAGTACACTGCATTATCCAAACTCAGAGACTCCACCTACCTTAATGGCCCCCATAAACCTCAGGATGCACTAAGCTGGTTAATGGAATTAATCCATGCGCTAAAAAAAAATGAAGCAATGAATTATGGAGAAGAACACCTTAGCGCGGAGCAACTAAAAAATGCCTGGCACCTTTTTTTAACAACCCACCATTTCGAGCATGTCACACTGGAACAATTAGGCCTCCGCTCCTGCCTCGTAATGGGCTACACCCTATTAAAACAATTTGAACGAACTTATGGAAAAGGTGCTTTTCAAAAATGGTGGACTAATGAAAAGAAGCAAAACCCCGAAGAGGATTTAGTCCTGGAAGAACGAATGGCACGAAAAATGGCGCGCATTTGTTTACGTGCGGCAGAGGCCCGCCGTAAAAGCAAAATGATTTCACGCTTATATAATTCCACCTTAATGATTCAATCATCTCAAAAAAGAATAATCGTAGTGAATGGAGAGCTTCTTAATTCAAACTCAATGCCTTCTGAAAACAAAGAGCCACCGGCTTTCGAACTATACCATTATGATCGATTGTCTATTTTACTCTCCGCTTTAAATAACAAAACAGTGGCCTTAATTTCCGATTAATGAGGTTCTCCCAGTGCAAATCACAAGCCCTGGGACTCATTGAACTCAAAGAGCGGCAATTGAATCCCTTCATGAATGGGGTGCTGCTTTAATTTAATCCCAATCCCCAGCAATCGTACTGGCATATTCTTTCTTAAAAATCCCTCATGAATCAGCTGACTGAACACGGCCACATCAAGTCGCTCATGCACCATCTCTACTGTTGTTTGTTGAAAATCACTAAATTTTAATTTAACAAACACATTATGGATGTCTAATGGACCTGCTCGTTCAATACGCCCCTCCAGGCGAGTCATTAACTCAGGGAGTGCGGCAATACAGGTGCTCACATCGGGCAAGTCCTGTAAATAAGTTTCTTCCACACTAATGGATTTACGAATGCGTTCGGGATTGACTGGGCGCTCATCAATGCCTCGCGCCAACTCATACAGCCGATGCCCCATAATACCGAATGCACTGACTAAATTCTCCAGCGAGTAATAGTATAAATCCCCGCAGGTTTGAATATTTAACGCATGCAGCTTTTCCTCTAATTTAGGCCCCACACCAAAGAGCTTACGCACCGGCAAATCCACCATAAAAGCCGCCACCTCCTCAGGCTTAATCACCTTCTGCCCATTGGGCTTGTGCCAATCGCTCGCAATTTTTGCCAAACTCTTATTGGGTGCGATGCCCGCACTGGCCGTTAATTGCCGTGCGTTAAAAATTCGCGCCCGGATTTCTTGAGCAATCCAGGTGGCACTCCCTTGGCACTGGCTTGATTCAGTCACATCCAAATAGGCCTCATCCAAAGATAAGGGCTCAATCAAATCAGTGTATTCGGCAAAGATTTCCCTAATGTACTCACTTTCCTGCCGATACACCTCCATACGCACCGGACGTAAGATGAGGTTGCGACACAGCTTGCGCGCCTTAGCGGTAGGCATGGCCGAGCGAACTCCAAAGCTGCGTGCAGCATAATTACACGTCGCAATAACTCCTCGTCGGTCAGCCTCCCCACCGACCGCAATCGGTCGATGCGCGAGCTCTGGAAAATCCCGCATCTCAATGGCTGCATAAAAGCAGTCCATGTCAATGTGGATTATTTTGCGCAAAGCGGTCATGCAGATTAAACCCCATCGCCACAACGAACTTGCGGCACATCCGTCCAGCGCGTGGTGTACGCAGGCGACTTAAGCTCAGCGCGCATCGCCCAGGGTTTGGAGTAGCCTTCAGCGGCAAGACGAATAGTACTGCGTCCATACTTGGTATTGATGCGGTCAAATACACTCATGAGCTGCTCGGTGTGCTCTAGTTGCTCTTCAGAAGGTTGATGAAACAGGGCCAATTGGCGAGGGTCTTTGGGAATTAAATCTTCCAGGCAAACCCCTGCTTTTTTATAAAAATAACCTGACTTGAAAATTCGACGCAGGCAGCGTTTGGCAATTTTAGTGATTAAGCGCAAGTCATCTGTGGGATTAATTAATCGAAACTCCATGGCTTGAAAGTGCTGTGCTAAATCCTCACGAAATCGATTCGTGTGCACAAACACATACATACGTTGTGCGACTAATCCTTGTCCACGCATTTTCTCCACCGCGCGTGCGCAGTGACTGCTCACG
The Legionella lytica genome window above contains:
- a CDS encoding GIY-YIG nuclease family protein; its protein translation is MTELSHKKILILDCQTTGMHPSTGQLLQIGWSIYNPTSLHVPDIQKRTLKLNKELIPSKIKKMLRLTAVDLEHSTESQKVFNQLQQALNEVGPEPIVITHYAQFEKSFLKQFYLEHAQTDELNFKLFCSQKIAKRLLPQLPSHNLKAIAGYYKWPNTPKNEILSHVSMTLYVWQQLLPKLHAANVSCYSSLECWLARRPSEKKALRYEYNIERLDRLNLSEKPGVYRMLAEDGTILYIGKATSLKARVNSYFRGVKNRDRRKLEMLAQVWNIETIECDTPLEAALLESDEIKKWSPPYNVLLTLERTSLIFYDREYTALSKLRDSTYLNGPHKPQDALSWLMELIHALKKNEAMNYGEEHLSAEQLKNAWHLFLTTHHFEHVTLEQLGLRSCLVMGYTLLKQFERTYGKGAFQKWWTNEKKQNPEEDLVLEERMARKMARICLRAAEARRKSKMISRLYNSTLMIQSSQKRIIVVNGELLNSNSMPSENKEPPAFELYHYDRLSILLSALNNKTVALISD
- the dinB gene encoding DNA polymerase IV, whose product is MTALRKIIHIDMDCFYAAIEMRDFPELAHRPIAVGGEADRRGVIATCNYAARSFGVRSAMPTAKARKLCRNLILRPVRMEVYRQESEYIREIFAEYTDLIEPLSLDEAYLDVTESSQCQGSATWIAQEIRARIFNARQLTASAGIAPNKSLAKIASDWHKPNGQKVIKPEEVAAFMVDLPVRKLFGVGPKLEEKLHALNIQTCGDLYYYSLENLVSAFGIMGHRLYELARGIDERPVNPERIRKSISVEETYLQDLPDVSTCIAALPELMTRLEGRIERAGPLDIHNVFVKLKFSDFQQTTVEMVHERLDVAVFSQLIHEGFLRKNMPVRLLGIGIKLKQHPIHEGIQLPLFEFNESQGL